The Apostichopus japonicus isolate 1M-3 chromosome 20, ASM3797524v1, whole genome shotgun sequence genome contains a region encoding:
- the LOC139962201 gene encoding uncharacterized protein isoform X2, with protein sequence MMASGSYSQDAASHTEQTEVVRQILIEKGQPMSWETFGKLYKERDPSVNYQSVQDALCGTSVHGILCSRDFIALDTPRSVALLKLELAVVVNEKLNEGKFSKASHYFHIAASEEEKDELGHNEDSLNKSMLDFQDIFVVTSLSDQGSNHKKIVLKPGIADQHKSFFRFENDTKASALHKLKYFLFLCHGSTNVRSAFEYSRCFLTKAEKVHFSRNMTDDFVKALKLQCLSINVNESVVALSRSPKVQIQNNPNDGNGLSQKKSLDVFDEDDVSLFKDILQDGPLSWNCFSSELESRKPETYGQRDQGWLTSVTKKIQNQPSKALTENFVKEILKTQGYPMSWTEFKKKFLSLDENPDNTVEEFMKQYCNKVAKSLCMSKDFVALNTPFHRNRLKLQLILENRSRSNKPSKISLVELKEQFEEIATYQEIVETRLNCQSFQEFLLKFPKVFVVKNDFVTQCVSALKFLSFFGKEKEGAKPSVMNKLNYFVNICGDNCNISFACKFLQTHLFLKKELELVNSVDKVVDLIKAPQGGKVDSDVGGQSDAKSNNEVQIEILEDRKSTVVKTLRAIESILQQRDHPMLWRDLEENVSTFEETRSWIANFKDLPTLETQHLIYTQEFISQNTPKDRAFLKLCLLVRINLKYNGNCPVNTLHEQVCGIGSSAEKKAFNVDFEPYLENFPSVFVMNVDTSSLETVVHPGKDMPCFENLFQLCEDHQEDFCLQCQLTFFIYLSGGRSHFNRAFGFTKLIVELAQRGSLKHDQKIETSEFEKLIENCSRIHLAENLILTLLIPSGSSHTGSKGNQTAAISDVNRGLSQGANANIKGPPPPKESPMVQSKGSDQTVPMPLSLPEKIPTSSMDSDVGSQSDAKSKNEVQIEILEERKSTVVKTLRAIESILQQRDHPMLWRDLEESGFTFEETRSWIANFKDLPTLETHHLICTQEFISQNTPKDRAFLKLCLLVRINLKYNGNCPVNTLHEQSYGIESSAEKKVFNVDFEAYLNNFSSVFVMNGDASSLETVVHPGKDMPCFENLFQLCEDHQEDFCLQCQLTFFIYLSGGKSHFNKAFGFTKLIVELAQRGSLKHDQKTETSEFEKLLENCSRIHLAENLIITLLIPSGSSHTGSKGIPTAAISDVNRGVSQGAKANIKGPPPPKESPTVQSKGSDQTVPMPLSLPEKGPTSSMDSDVGSQSDAKSNNEVQIEILEERKSTVVKTLRAIESILQQRDHPMLWRDLEESGFTFEETRSWIANFKDLPTLETQHLIYTQEFISQNTPKDRAFLKLCLLVRINLKYNGNCPVNTLHEQGYGIGSQAEKKVFNDDFETYLKNFPSMFVMNVDTSSLETVVHPGKDMPCFDNLFQLCEDHQEDFCLQCQLTFFIYLSGGKSHFNKAFGFTKLIVELAQRGPLKDDQKIETSEFEKLIENCSRIHRAENLDITLLSPSVNSHTGSKGILTAAIPDVNRRVSQGAKANIKGPPPPKESPTVQSKGSETDPMPLSLPEKGPTSSILPVQGALPSIPDSEREVPPTSEEGALSSSSSLKSISSDPTKTKTARKRSKRKKKKADAAVSMATETKVDVKVEVIGNENRLTMLIAQMLWEVNPIISVMHSQDILVVLNWSGTGFLLPIPPMGAGQVNHQYDARWTKFCDFLKNRKVVMVTFDCESVAKVLLGRLDLKLVTVFDIKCGVQLLSSESPSNSPSYRNVTELCQRFALPGPGRIIPHIIGDLDLWATHKNIQLNKDEVLLMIKNAASLIPTVYRWIYHELHSHGALKELERLTTKKLDVMYTEAENESSLAADDSSTSTTTPTPSSYKSSTSLKASHSTGEMKMFPELPGQNMSLQSSGSQNSMMVPPGQRTSLLSSFSQNSMMLTENLVQSIPPQNDWFSEEIGDIPLGSSELEGSFDQKVYCLRKTEDGGIIAVLQEEANSYDSNLSGLTEELVKHFAEKNSESIIQLLTLLGDDIFTTLGEQLQGQSKNHMDQLSEIVLDVGRCAEARLHKNIKGEKPVVLVASSKVITKKALQEIEENDVLTGFDDNRCGVEGCLHSVRGVRNRTKKLIGLTVRVALPLLGCADMMYDIALSGRSILILGCPGVGKTTLLRELARCLSDTEKKKVVVIDTYNEIAGDSDTPHFSIGSARRLQVYNPEEQHQVISESAKNHSPEVVIIDQIELKSDVTAATRLPRYGIQVIAGINCNSVMNLIEDQNLSQIFQIRGSNMLDDMQSLDSAGALAQSKVKSAFQALVEMKESDCWHIHDLNHTWTNISAGQAYSVQERTRIGLNHRQPGWEQQIILRETLISPQETFEF encoded by the exons ATGATGGCAAGTGGGAGTTACTCACAAGATGCTGCTTCCCATACTGAACAGACAGAAGTTGTCCGACAAATTTTGATAGAAAAGGGGCAACCGATGTCATGGGAGACATTTGGGAAATTGTATAAGGAGAGAGATCCATCAGTCAATTACCAGTCAGTTCAAGATGCTCTTTGTGGAACATCTGTCCATGGTATACTTTGTTCTAGGGACTTCATTGCTCTGGACACCCCAAGAAGTGTTGCATTACTGAAGTTAGAGTTGGCTGTGGTCGTCAATGAGAAGTTAAACGAAGGAAAATTCTCCAAAGCCAGTCATTACTTCCATATAGCTGCCTCAGAGGAAGAAAAAGATGAACTTGGTCATAATGAAGATTCCTTGAACAAATCAATGTTagattttcaagatatttttgtCGTAACATCATTGAGTGATCAGGGAAGCAATCACAAGAAAATAGTTTTGAAACCAGGAATTGCTGACCAACATAAATCTTTCTTCAGATTTGAAAATGATACCAAGGCATCTGCACTgcataaactgaaatattttctgtttctaTGCCATGGCAGCACTAATGTTAGATCAGCGTTTGAATATTCTCGTTGCTTCTTGACCAAAGCAGAAAAAGTTCACTTCTCCAGAAATATGACAGATGACTTTGTCAAGGCTTTGAAACTCCAGTGCCTTTCAATTAATGTCAATGAAAGTGTTGTTGCGCTCTCACGATCACCGAAGgttcaaattcaaaataatcCTAATG ATGGCAATGGACTCAGTCAGAAAAAATCGCTGGATGTctttgatgaagatgatgtCAGTCTCTTCAAAGATATCTTACAAGACGGACCATTATCCTGGAATTGTTTCTCTTCAGAATTGGAATCAAGAAAACCTGAAACATATG GTCAAAGAGATCAAGGTTGGCTAACATCTGTTACCAAGAAGATACAAAACCAGCCTTCCAAGGCATTGACCGAGAACTTTGTGAAAGAGATATTAAAAACTCAAGGTTACCCAATGAGCTGGACAGAATTCAAGAAGAAATTTTTATCACTTGACGAGAACCCCGATAACACTGTTGAAGAGTTTATGAAGCAGTATTGTAACAAGGTGGCAAAGTCACTCTGCATGTCCAAAGATTTTGTTGCACTGAACACTCCATTTCACAGGAACAGACTAAAACTTCAATTAATTTTGGAAAATCGTAGCAGATCTAACAAACCCTCCAAAATAAGTTTAGTGGAGCTCAAGGAACAGTTTGAAGAAATCGCTACATATCAGGAGATTGTAGAAACTCGACTTAATTGTCAAAGTTTCCAGGAGTTCCTCCTGAAATTTCCGAAAGTATTTGTCGTCAAGAACGACTTTGTCACACAATGTGTTAGTGCattgaagtttttgtcattctttggaaaagaaaaagaaggagccAAGCCATCTGTAATGAACAAATTAAACTACTTTGTAAACATTTGTGGTGATAACTGTAATATTAGCTTTGCCTGCAAGTTTCTGCAGACACACCTCTTCCTCAAAAAAGAATTAGAATTGGTTAATTCTGTTGACAAAGTTGTCGATCTCATCAAGGCACCCCAGGGTGGAAAGGTGGACTCTGATGTTGGTGGTCAAAGTGATGCAAAGAGCAACAATGAAGTCCAAATAG AAATTCTGGAAGACAGAAAATCTACAGTTGTCAAGACATTGAGAGCAATTGAATCCATTCTTCAACAAAGAGACCACCCCATGTTGTGGAGAGACCTGGAAGAAAATGTTTCCACATTTGAAGAGACCAGATCTTGGATAGCAAACTTTAAGGACCTGCCAACATTGGAGACTCAACACCTTATCTATACCCAGGAATTTATTTCCCAAAACACACCTAAAGATCGGGCTTTCCTCAAATTGTGCTTGTTGGTCAGGATTAATCTTAAATATAATGGCAATTGTCCAGTAAATACTTTGCATGAGCAGGTTTGTGGCATCGGATCATCAGCAGAAAAGAAAGCATTCAATGTTGACTTCGAGCCATATTTGGAAAATTTCCCATCAGTGTTTGTCATGAATGTGGACACGTCCTCACTAGAGACAGTTGTTCACCCTGGAAAGGACATGCCGTGCTTTGAGAATTTGTTCCAACTCTGTGAAGACCATCAGGAAGATTTCTGTCTCCAATGTCAGCTGACATTTTTCATATACCTGAGTGGTGGCAGGAGTCATTTTAACAGAGCTTTTGGTTTTACCAAGCTTATTGTGGAATTAGCCCAGAGAGGGTCACTAAAACACGACCAGAAAATAGAGACATCTGAATTTGAGAAGTTGATTGAGAATTGCAGCAGGATTCATCTTGCTGAAAATTTGATTTTAACGTTGCTTATTCCATCCGGTAGTAGTCACACAGGGTCAAAAG GTAACCAGACAGCAGCCATATCTGATGTCAACAGAGGGTTATCACAGGGTGCTAATGCAAATATCAAAGGACCACCTCCACCCAAAGAGAGCCCTATGGTGCAGTCAAAAGGAAGTGATCAGACAGTCCCCATGCCATTATCGTTACCAGAAAAAATCCCTACATCATCGATGGACTCTGATGTTGGAAGTCAAAGTGATGCAAAGAGCAAAAATGAAGTCCAAATAG AAATTCTGGAAGAGAGAAAATCTACAGTTGTCAAGACATTGAGAGCAATTGAATCCATTCTTCAACAAAGAGACCACCCCATGTTGTGGAGAGACCTGGAAGAAAGTGGTTTCACATTTGAAGAGACCAGATCTTGGATAGCAAACTTTAAGGACCTGCCAACATTGGAGACTCATCACCTTATCTGTACCCAGGAATTTATTTCCCAAAACACACCTAAAGATCGGGCTTTCCTCAAATTGTGCTTGTTGGTCAGGATTAATCTTAAATATAATGGCAATTGTCCAGTAAATACTTTGCATGAGCAGAGTTATGGCATCGAATCATCAGCAGAAAAGAAAGTATTCAATGTTGACTTTGAGGCATACTTGAATAATTTCTCATCAGTGTTTGTCATGAATGGTGACGCATCCTCACTAGAGACAGTTGTTCATCCTGGAAAGGACATGCCGTGCTTTGAGAATTTGTTCCAACTCTGTGAAGACCATCAAGAAGATTTCTGTCTTCAATGTCAGCTGACATTTTTCATATACCTGAGTGGTGGCAAGAGTCATTTTAACAAAGCTTTTGGTTTTACCAAGCTTATTGTGGAATTAGCCCAGAGAGGGTCACTAAAACACGACCAGAAAACAGAGACATCTGAATTTGAGAAGTTGCTTGAGAATTGCAGCAGGATTCATCTTGCTGAAAATTTGATTATAACGTTGCTTATTCCATCCGGTAGTAGTCACACAGGGTCAAAAG GTATCCCGACGGCAGCCATATCTGATGTCAACAGAGGGGTATCACAGGGTGCTAAAGCAAATATCAAAGGACCACCTCCACCCAAAGAGAGCCCTACGGTGCAGTCAAAAGGAAGTGATCAGACAGTCCCCATGCCATTATCATTACCAGAAAAAGGCCCTACATCATCGATGGACTCTGATGTTGGAAGTCAAAGTGATGCAAAGAGTAACAATGAAGTCCAAATAG AAATTCTGGAAGAGAGAAAATCTACAGTTGTCAAGACATTGAGAGCAATTGAATCCATTCTTCAACAAAGAGACCACCCCATGTTGTGGAGAGACCTGGAAGAAAGTGGTTTCACATTTGAAGAGACCAGATCTTGGATAGCAAACTTTAAGGACCTGCCAACATTGGAGACTCAACACCTTATCTATACCCAGGAATTTATTTCCCAAAACACACCTAAAGATCGGGCTTTCCTCAAATTGTGCTTGTTGGTCAGGATTAATCTTAAATATAATGGCAATTGTCCAGTAAATACTCTGCATGAGCAGGGTTATGGCATCGGATCACAAGCAGAAAAGAAAGTATTCAATGATGACTTCGAGACATACTTGAAAAATTTCCCATCAATGTTTGTCATGAATGTGGACACATCCTCACTAGAGACAGTTGTTCACCCTGGAAAGGACATGCCGTGCTTTGACAATTTGTTCCAGCTCTGTGAAGACCATCAAGAAGATTTCTGTCTCCAATGTCAGCTGACATTTTTCATATACCTGAGTGGTGGCAAGAGTCATTTTAACAAAGCTTTTGGTTTTACGAAGCTAATTGTGGAATTAGCCCAGAGAGGGCCACTAAAAGACGACCAGAAAATAGAGACATCTGAATTTGAGAAGTTGATTGAGAATTGCAGCAGGATTCATCGTGCTGAAAATTTGGACATAACCTTGCTTAGTCCATCCGTTAATAGTCACACAGGGTCAAAAG GTATTCTGACAGCAGCCATACCTGATGTCAACAGAAGGGTATCACAGGGTGCTAAAGCAAATATCAAAGGACCACCTCCACCCAAAGAGAGCCCTACAGTGCAGTCAAAAGGAAGTGAGACAGACCCCATGCCATTATCGTTACCTGAAAAAGGCCCTACATCATCGATATTACCAGTTCAGGGTGCCCTTCCTTCCATTCCAGATAGTGAGAGAGAGGTACCACCTACCTCTGAGGAGGGTGCACtgtcttcatcttcttctttgaaATCGATATCATCAGATCCCACCAAAACCAAGACTGCAAGAAAAAGGTccaagaggaagaagaagaaagcagATGCAGcagtttccatggcaacagaGACTAAAGTAGACGTGAAGGTAGAGGTGATAGGGAATGAAAACAGGTTAACCATGCTCATCGCTCAGATGCTGTGGGAAGTTAATCCAATCATATCTGTCATGCACAGCCAAGATATTTTGGTAGTTTTGAATTGGTCTGGTACCGGATTTTTGCTTCCGATTCCTCCGATGGGAGCTGGTCAGGTCAACCACCAGTATGATGCTAGATGGACCAAGTTTTGCGATTTCTTAAAGAATCGAAAAGTTGTAATG GTCACATTTGACTGTGAAAGTGTTGCAAAGGTTTTACTAGGAAGACTGGATCTGAAATTGGTGACTGTCTTTGACATAAAG TGTGGTGTACAACTTCTGTCTTCTGAGTCACCTAGCAACTCACCTAGCTACAGAAATGTCACTGAGTTGTGTCAGAGGTTTGCTCTTCCCGGCCCTGGTCGCATAATCCCTCATATTATCGGGGATCTTGATCTATGGGCTACGCACAAGAACATCCAGCTGAATAAAGATGAGGTTTTATTGATGATAAAAAATGCAGCTTCCCTCATTCCAACAGTTTATAGATGGATCTACCA TGAGCTTCACTCTCACGGTGCCCTTAAAGAGTTGGAAAGACTAACAACAAAGAAGCTAGATGTCATGTACACAGAAGCAGAAAATGAATCATCCTTAGCAGCAGATGACAgcagtacaagtacaacaactcCTACACCATCAAGTTATAAGAGCAGTACATCACTAAAAGCATCCCATTCCACTGGCGAGATGAAAATGTTTCCAGAGTTACCTGGACAGAATATGTCCCTCCAGTCTTCCGGCTCACAGAATAGTATGATGGTACCGCCTGGACAGAGGACCTCCCTGTTGTCTTCGTTTTCACAGAATAGTATGATGCTGACTGAAAATCTGGTACAGTCGATACCGCCACAAAACGATTGGTTTTCAGAAGAAATCGGAGATATTCCCTTAGGCTCGTCAGAGCTTGAAGGCTCCTTCGATCAGAAGGTGTACTGCCTTCGTAAAACAGAAGATGGTGGCATCATTGCAGTACTTCAAGAG GAAGCCAATAGCTACGACAGTAATTTATCTGGCCTAACAGAGGAGTTAGTGAAGCATTTTGCAGAGAAGAACAGTGAGAGCATCATTCAACTGCTGACTTTACTCGGTGATGATATATTTACCACCCTAGGAGAACAGCTGCAGGGTCAGTCAAAGAACCACATGGATCAGCTGTCAGAGATTGTATTGGATGTTGGCAGGTGTGCTGAGGCAAG GTTACATAAGAATATCAAGGGTGAGAAACCAGTCGTCCTTGTTGCATCCAGCAAGGTAATCACTAAGAAGGCTTTGCAAGAAATAGAAGAGAATGATGTCCTGACAGGATTTGATGACAATCGGTGCGGAGTAGAAGGATGTCTTCATAGTGTCAG GGGAGTCAGAAACAGGACGAAGAAATTGATTGGTTTGACGGTTCGTGTAGCCCTACCACTCCTGGGATGCGCTGACATGATGTACGACATCGCTTTGAGCGGCAGGTCCATTCTGATCTTAGGTTGCCCCGGTGTGGGGAAGACCACTCTACTGAGGGAACTAGCTAGGTGTTTGAGTGATACAGAGAAGAAGAAAGTAGTGGTGATTGACACCTACAATGAG ATCGCTGGTGACTCTGATACTCCCCACTTCTCCATTGGCAGTGCAAGACGTTTACAG GTATACAACCCAGAAGAACAGCATCAAGTGATCTCAGAGAGTGCAAAAAATCACAGTCCAGAGGTGGTCATAATTGACCAAATTGAACTGAAAAGTGATGTCACGGCTGCCACAAGATTGCCCAGATATGGCATTCAAGTTATTGCCGGGATAAATTGCAATTCTGTTATGAATCTTATCGAAGATCAAAATTTGTCACAGATTTTTCAGATCAGAGGTAGTAACATGCTCGACGACATGCAATCGTTGGACTCGGCTGGTGCCTTAGCTCAATCAAAAGTCAAGTCTGCATTCCAGGCACTGGTGGAAATGAAAGAAAGCGATTGCTGGCACATACATGATTTGAATCACACTTGGACTAACATCAGCGCCGGTCAAGCTTATTCAGTACAAGAGAGAACCCGTATCGGTCTTAACCACAGACAACCAGGATGGGAGCAGCAAATAATATTACGAGAAACGTTGATCAGCCCTCAGGAAACATTCGAGTTCTGA